Below is a window of Musa acuminata AAA Group cultivar baxijiao chromosome BXJ3-11, Cavendish_Baxijiao_AAA, whole genome shotgun sequence DNA.
TctctaattgattttttttttaatctcggaGCATCTTTTTTATCAACTTGATTAAAATACCCCTCTCCTCCATCAGCCATCGTCGACCCCATCACCATCGTCATTACCTACTACTACTAGTGGCGCCCCCCTCGTCACCCACCCTAATCACCTCTTTTCTCCCTTTTGCTCTCTTCTTGCCTCATGAGATAAGAAGagcgaagaaaaaggagaaaatgaTGCTCGAGATGAGAGCAGAGAGTGATGGTAGAGGTGACGACAAGAACAGCAAAATGACAACAATAATCAAGAGTAATTAATGGAGGGGAGagatattttcattaaattgATATTCTACATAAAAATCAATTAAAGAGACATCATCTGATTGAATTAAACAGTAAAAATTTTGCAAAACTAAAATTTCCTATTTCTTCACCGGAATCATATTAGTCCCACTGTTACCATCGTGAAAACGGATCTTCAACTCCATGGCAAGCTCAGCTTTTCTTGTTTGGCATGACATTTGTCAATCCCAATTTAATACTTTTGCCAGAAGaaagaatatatattatattcagTATCGTATCGGCCTATCAGCCTTTCATTCATGCAGGGCATGAACaggtaaaatattttcttatcaTTTTGGTATCTTCGGAAATCTTGTCCCCTCCAGGATTGCATGTTTTGATGGATGAAACCAGTGAGGACTGGTGGGCTCAGTGCTTGATGTCGTAGCTTCTCTATTTTGCATGCCTCTTCTCTTTGGCATGCGACCTCGTTCCGCCGCTCCTATCCTTGGTGATGGCGATCGCGAGGTCGTTCGGGAACAAGGATCGCCAAACAAATGCGTGCAGAAGAGTGCACAGGAACAACAGAGACACCATGGTCGAGGACATGAGCGACAGGCTCAACGCCAGGCCCTTGCTGAAGGCGCACGGAACCTCCTCCGCGTACCTGATGCTGGCGACGGAAGCCGTCGTCATCGGGAACGTGTATGCCCACCACGCTATCGAGAACCTTCCCTCCAAAGGATGATGAGTTTATGCTACGTCAGAGGGTAAAAGGAAAAACATTCTTGTGCTCGATTTATGAGCCTTGAGGAGATGCTTACCTGAATCCTCTGAAGAAATTGATGCGCACGACTAGAGAGCAGTAGAGGAAGAGGGCGATGAAGTAGAAGGTCCTGGACACGGCGTCGAACTCCCCGTAGACGGCTTTCCACGCGATGCTCGCCGCCGACGGCGTCGCGATGAACATGGAGTACACCGGGTGCAGCTCCTTGGGCAAGGCCTCGCTGGTCGGCAGCCTCTGGTAGAGGGTCACGAACACGCACAGATAATGCGCCAGCCCCACCGCCCACAGGAACTTGCCGGCCTCCTCCCACCCTACCCTGGCCGCCAGGATCGCCCCGACGAAGTTGCCCACCACCGAGAGGTGGGACGACGGGTTGGCCACCTTGGACAGCCGGCGCTTCCCTCCCGACAGCCATTGCCCGTAGATCTTGATCTCGAGGACGAAGACGGGCGCGATGAAGGTGCACCAGGTGGCGGGGTGAAGCAGCTTGGGCGCAATCCCGGGCGGGGTGCCGATGGCCAGGAACATGCAGGCGATCCACGGTGCGAAGAAGAAGTTCACTCGGACGGGGTGGAAGTACTCGCGGCGTACGGCCTCGAAGTAGAAGATGCATTTAAGTGTGTAGGtgacggcgacggcgacgaagACGGCGAGCGCAATGAGCCACAGAGCGAAGTTGATGTCTGGGGTCACGTGGAGGAACGCCATGGCCGGGCTTGTCGCCAGGGCGCCCCACAGGATGGCCTGGCTCCCGAGGCCGAGACACATACCGAAGCACCCGATCGGAAAGCGGAGGAGGAACGGCCACACCTCGTCCTTCGGCAGGAGGATGTCTTCGTAGTCCTGCGCGAGAGACAATTAGACGACATCTGATACATGCGACCCGACGTATTGTAGGCATCATTAGAACTGCACGGCCATTAGGAATTACTCTTGATTACCCTGACTTGGTCGAGCTCCGGTCCTCGAAGTGCGGCAAAGTATCTTCCCGCGGGGACGCTTTCGTTAACTCTGTCCTCCATTCCGGCTGATCCGGGGGCGCCATCGGCGCGGTGCGGATCTGGCCCGTTCTCCCTTCTCGATGGCAACAAGGAATTCTGCCTTGATCCGAGCGTCGATTTCGTCCGAAATATGTTGAAGTCTCCTTTTCGGTGGGCGGCATCCCCGCCGGCGGCGCTCAGGCCTCCTAAGCTCTTCCCATTCCGCGACAATACCCGGTTATCCGCTTTGGCCTTTCTGCTGCTTCCACGCTTTATCTCCTTCCCTGTGTCAAGCACGGCGATGCCGCTTTCCAGGGAGATCTGCCGCGCAAGTAGCGGCATTGGCTTCTTCTCCTCTCCTGAGCTGCCTCCTCCTGCTGCACCTGCTCGGATAGGCTGCTGCCCATCTCGGAGGTTGGCAAGGCCATCGTTGCAGTCGCTCAGCACCGTGTGGATGTCCACAAAGGGTTGGCCGGCCGGAGGAGAAGGCGCAGAAGCCATTTTTGATGGCAAGTCTGGGGACCTCAGCGAAGGTCCATGACAGTCTGGTGCCACAAATTAGCTGTTGGAAGAGACTATATATGGATTCCCCGGACGTCCAGTTGTACGAACGCGAGTATGCATGTCAACATGGGCTCTTCTATTAACGTGTGCATGCATTTAGACCCATCCTTTTCTTCTATTAACGTGATGATGGGGTGTGGTTGATCGATGAATACTGTTCGTGGATGGCATCCGTAGGGGTGGGGTGCGGGTGATGCGAGCTGTGAGAGATGTCGCTCACGGGTGGAATCAGGAGAGGGTGGGGGAGGTGTTTGTGTGGTGGGGAGTGTGGAGGCGAGAGACATTTGCGCGTGGGAATGCCCACGGGAACACCGAGGAAAGGATCCAACCCATAAAGACGAGAGGGCGAGGCGAGGTtggatactctctctctctctctctctctctctctctctctctcatgactTGTGACTTTGACCGTCTGAGTCTGCTTCATTTATGATTCAATGAGTGGGCCACTTTTGGATTTCCATGACTCTGTCgtgaaaaagaaataaataatagAAAGACCAATAGCTTGAGTTGAACTCGCAGCGGGACACGTATCCAATGGGGCGATAACTGGCCATTGGGCTTGGCATCGGCCCAAAGTTGGGTTTCCATGACACATGAGGGCTCGGCCCATCACGAGCCATACCCAACATCACGGTCCACACAAGTCGACTTGTGTGCTTCACCTGCCGGTCTTCGTTTTGTCACCTACGTGTCATTTCGTGACTCGACCGATTGATCTATCAGC
It encodes the following:
- the LOC135652289 gene encoding LOW QUALITY PROTEIN: guard cell S-type anion channel SLAC1-like (The sequence of the model RefSeq protein was modified relative to this genomic sequence to represent the inferred CDS: substituted 2 bases at 2 genomic stop codons) — encoded protein: MASAPSPPAGQPFVDIHTVLSDCNDGLANLRDGQQPIRAGAAGGGSSGEEKKPMPLLARQISLESGIAVLDTGKEIKRGSSRKAKADNRVLSRNGKSLGGLSAAGGDAAHRKGDFNIFRTKSTLGSRQNSLLPSRRENGPDPHRADGAPGSAGMEDRVNESVPAGRYFAALRGPELDQVRDYEDILLPKDEVWPFLLRFPIGCFGMCLGLGSQAILWGALATSPAMAFLHVTPDINFALWLIALAVFVAVAVTYTLKCIFYFEAVRREYFHPVRVNFFFAPWIACMFLAIGTPPGIAPKLLHPATWCTFIAPVFVLEIKIYGQWLSGGKRRLSKVANPSSHLSVVGNFVGAILAARVGWEEAGKFLWAVGLAHYLCVFVTLYQRLPTSEALPKELHPVYSMFIATPSAASIAWKAVYGEFDAVSRTFYFIALFLYCSLVVRINFFRGFRFSIAWWAYTFPMTTASVASIRYAEEVPCAFSKGLALSLSLMSSTMVSLLFLCTLLHAFVWRSLFPNDLAIAITKDRSGGTRSHAKEKRHAKXRSYDIKHXAHQSSLVSSIKTCNPGGDKISEDTKMIRKYFTCSCPA